The Onthophagus taurus isolate NC chromosome 2, IU_Otau_3.0, whole genome shotgun sequence genome includes a window with the following:
- the LOC111427342 gene encoding serine/threonine-protein kinase tousled-like 2 isoform X5 has product MYVTCYQVSHTEEGAILAVLRRRSRQMSAGSQIQMAPQSTVAQPVHSQDSNMSTGSSHSDKEVDPNTPEKVPRTPSERKRKRKEDGGGGGGGTTGAKVVRNPSATDKKINDYFSTKPPGNSPIRHGGAKSPSPQQPYHTLYSPSPQPVMTSPQVPGTVPFDFYKGQQPRLHAPTVSKQVQTELTCQKIQEYETQTSSDLEARNNKIEELTRQNEELRHQMSAQQKTTDQHKQHINKCIEVVKKLLKEKSSIEKKEARQKCMQNRLRLGQFVTQRVGATFQENWTDGHAFQELARRQEEITAEREEIDRQKKLLLKRRPNSEGGRKRNNSSASSLHNGTDSTFLKPDAVPGSFSLQEYYEADEILKLRQSALKKEDADLQLEMEKLERERNLHIRELKRIHNEDQSRFNNHPVLNERYLLLMLLGKGGFSEVHKAFDLKEQRYVACKVHQLNKDWKEDKKANYIKHALREYNIHKALDHPRVVKLYDVFEIDANSFCTVLEYCDGHDLDFYLKQHKTIPEREARSIVMQVVSALKYLNEIKPPVIHYDLKPGNILLTEGNVCGEIKITDFGLSKVMDEENYNPDHGMDLTSQGAGTYWYLPPECFVVGKNPPKISSKVDVWSVGVIFYQCLYGKKPFGHNQSQATILEENTILKATEVQFANKPAVTNEAKSFIRSCLAYRKEDRIDVLSLAKHEYLQPPMPKHSRLTSSVQQQQAAQQQQAAAVAQQQGQFTSPQPGTTFSTGLFGGMNASSSS; this is encoded by the exons ATGTCAGCTGGATCCCAAATACAGATGGCACCGCAGTCAACAGTAGCGCAACCCGTTCATAGCCAAGACTCAAACATGAGTAcag GTTCGTCTCACAGCGACAAGGAGGTGGACCCCAATACTCCGGAGAAGGTGCCGAGGACGCCCTCGGAACGGAAACGGAAACGGAAGGAGGATGGAGGCGGAGGGGGCGGCGGCACGACCGGTGCAAAGGTCGTCCGCAACCCCTCCGCCACCGACAAGAAAATCAACGATTACTTTAGCACGAAGCCACCGGGGAATAGCCCTATCAGGCATGGGGGCGCCAAAAGTCCATCGCCCCAACAACCCTACCACACATTG tactCACCCTCGCCACAGCCTGTGATGACATCACCGCAAGTTCCGGGCACCGTGCCCTTCGACTTCTACAAAGGCCAGCAACCACGATTACATGCTCCTACCGTTAGTAAACAAGTACAG ACTGAATTAACGTGTCAGAAAATCCAAGAATACGAAACACAAACATCTTCGGATTTGGAGGCGcggaataataaaattgaagaacTGACCCGGCAAAATGAAGAACTGAGGCACCAGATGAGCGCGCAACAGAAAACGACGGATCAGCACAAGCAACacataaataaatgtattgaagtAGTAAAAAAgcttctaaaagaaaaaagttcgATAGAGAAGAAAGAGGCGCGGCAGAAATGTATGCAAAATAGGCTTAGGTTGGGACAATTTGTGACGCAACGAGTGGGTGCAACGTTTCAAGAGAATTGGACGGACGGGCATGCGTTTCAAGAACTTGCAAGGCGGCAAGAGGAAATTACTGCTGAACGAGAAGAAATCGATAgacaaaagaaattattattgaaacgAAGGCCTAACAGCGAAGGTGGACGCAAAAGAAACAATTCTTCGGCGTCCTCGTTACATAACGGTACTGATTCAACGTTCCTGAAGCCGGATGCTGTTCCTGGTTCCTTTTCCTTACAGGAGTACTATGAGGctgatgaaattttaaag ttAAGACAAAGTGCGTTAAAAAAGGAGGACGCTGACCTTCAGCTTGAAATGGAGAAATTGGAGCGCGAAAGAAATCTTCATATTAGGGAACTAAAACGGATTCACAATGAGGATCAATCGAGGTTTAATAATCACCCTGTGCTCAACGAACGGTACCTGCTACTGATGTTACTTGGAAAAGGTGGTTTTAGTGAGGTACATAAAGCATTTGACTTGAAGGAACAGCGGTACGTTGCCTGTAAGGTTCATCAGCTGAATAAAGATTGGAAAGAAGATAAAAAGGCGAACTATATAAA gCATGCTTTAAGAgaatataatatacataaagCATTAGATCATCCTAGGGTAGTTAAATTATATGATGTTTTTGAGATAGATGCAAACTCATTCTGTACAGTTTTGGAGTACTGTGATGGACATGATCTGGATTTTTACTTGAAACAG CATAAGACAATACCAGAAAGAGAGGCAAGATCTATAGTAATGCAAGTGGTGTCGGCCCTCAAGTACCTGAACGAAATTAAACCGCCCGTTATCCATTACGACCTTAAACCGGGCAACATCCTGTTAACAGAGGGCAATGTTTGCGGTGAAATCAAAATCACCGATTTCGGATTAAGTAAAGTGATGGATGAGGAAAATTACAATCCAGATCATGGGATGGATTTAACATCACAAGGAGCTGGAACATACTG GTACTTGCCGCCGGAGTGTTTTGTGGTGGGTAAAAATCCTCCAAAAATATCTTCGAAGGTCGACGTGTGGAGCGTTGGTGTGATATTTTACCAGTGTCTGTATGGGAAGAAACCGTTTGGCCATAATCAATCGCAAGCGACCATACTTGAGGaaaacaccattttaaaaGCGACGGAAGTTCAGTTTGCCAATAAACCCGCTGTGACTAACGAAGCTAAA AGTTTTATTCGAAGCTGTTTGGCATATAGAAAAGAGGATCGAATCGACGTATTATCATTGGCAAAACATGAATACCTACAACCACCAATGCCTAAACATTCGAGGTTAACGTCGAGCGTTCAACAGCAACAAGCCGCTCAACAACAACAAGCGGCAGCGGTCGCGCAACAACAGGGCCAGTTTACGAGCCCTCAACCGGGGACAACGTTTTCAACGGGACTATTCGGTGGTATGAACGCTTCTTCGTCATCTTAG
- the LOC111427342 gene encoding serine/threonine-protein kinase tousled-like 2 isoform X6, producing the protein MEGVLKALLVHYHLHNHQMSAGSQIQMAPQSTVAQPVHSQDSNMSTVFRLLPLGSSHSDKEVDPNTPEKVPRTPSERKRKRKEDGGGGGGGTTGAKVVRNPSATDKKINDYFSTKPPGNSPIRHGGAKSPSPQQPYHTLYSPSPQPVMTSPQVPGTVPFDFYKGQQPRLHAPTVSKQVQTELTCQKIQEYETQTSSDLEARNNKIEELTRQNEELRHQMSAQQKTTDQHKQHINKCIEVVKKLLKEKSSIEKKEARQKCMQNRLRLGQFVTQRVGATFQENWTDGHAFQELARRQEEITAEREEIDRQKKLLLKRRPNSEGGRKRNNSSASSLHNGTDSTFLKPDAVPGSFSLQEYYEADEILKLRQSALKKEDADLQLEMEKLERERNLHIRELKRIHNEDQSRFNNHPVLNERYLLLMLLGKGGFSEVHKAFDLKEQRYVACKVHQLNKDWKEDKKANYIKHALREYNIHKALDHPRVVKLYDVFEIDANSFCTVLEYCDGHDLDFYLKQHKTIPEREARSIVMQVVSALKYLNEIKPPVIHYDLKPGNILLTEGNVCGEIKITDFGLSKVMDEENYNPDHGMDLTSQGAGTYWYLPPECFVVGKNPPKISSKVDVWSVGVIFYQCLYGKKPFGHNQSQATILEENTILKATEVQFANKPAVTNEAKSFIRSCLAYRKEDRIDVLSLAKHEYLQPPMPKHSRLTSSVQQQQAAQQQQAAAVAQQQGQFTSPQPGTTFSTGLFGGMNASSSS; encoded by the exons ATGTCAGCTGGATCCCAAATACAGATGGCACCGCAGTCAACAGTAGCGCAACCCGTTCATAGCCAAGACTCAAACATGAGTAcag TGTTCCGCCTGTTGCCCTTAGGTTCGTCTCACAGCGACAAGGAGGTGGACCCCAATACTCCGGAGAAGGTGCCGAGGACGCCCTCGGAACGGAAACGGAAACGGAAGGAGGATGGAGGCGGAGGGGGCGGCGGCACGACCGGTGCAAAGGTCGTCCGCAACCCCTCCGCCACCGACAAGAAAATCAACGATTACTTTAGCACGAAGCCACCGGGGAATAGCCCTATCAGGCATGGGGGCGCCAAAAGTCCATCGCCCCAACAACCCTACCACACATTG tactCACCCTCGCCACAGCCTGTGATGACATCACCGCAAGTTCCGGGCACCGTGCCCTTCGACTTCTACAAAGGCCAGCAACCACGATTACATGCTCCTACCGTTAGTAAACAAGTACAG ACTGAATTAACGTGTCAGAAAATCCAAGAATACGAAACACAAACATCTTCGGATTTGGAGGCGcggaataataaaattgaagaacTGACCCGGCAAAATGAAGAACTGAGGCACCAGATGAGCGCGCAACAGAAAACGACGGATCAGCACAAGCAACacataaataaatgtattgaagtAGTAAAAAAgcttctaaaagaaaaaagttcgATAGAGAAGAAAGAGGCGCGGCAGAAATGTATGCAAAATAGGCTTAGGTTGGGACAATTTGTGACGCAACGAGTGGGTGCAACGTTTCAAGAGAATTGGACGGACGGGCATGCGTTTCAAGAACTTGCAAGGCGGCAAGAGGAAATTACTGCTGAACGAGAAGAAATCGATAgacaaaagaaattattattgaaacgAAGGCCTAACAGCGAAGGTGGACGCAAAAGAAACAATTCTTCGGCGTCCTCGTTACATAACGGTACTGATTCAACGTTCCTGAAGCCGGATGCTGTTCCTGGTTCCTTTTCCTTACAGGAGTACTATGAGGctgatgaaattttaaag ttAAGACAAAGTGCGTTAAAAAAGGAGGACGCTGACCTTCAGCTTGAAATGGAGAAATTGGAGCGCGAAAGAAATCTTCATATTAGGGAACTAAAACGGATTCACAATGAGGATCAATCGAGGTTTAATAATCACCCTGTGCTCAACGAACGGTACCTGCTACTGATGTTACTTGGAAAAGGTGGTTTTAGTGAGGTACATAAAGCATTTGACTTGAAGGAACAGCGGTACGTTGCCTGTAAGGTTCATCAGCTGAATAAAGATTGGAAAGAAGATAAAAAGGCGAACTATATAAA gCATGCTTTAAGAgaatataatatacataaagCATTAGATCATCCTAGGGTAGTTAAATTATATGATGTTTTTGAGATAGATGCAAACTCATTCTGTACAGTTTTGGAGTACTGTGATGGACATGATCTGGATTTTTACTTGAAACAG CATAAGACAATACCAGAAAGAGAGGCAAGATCTATAGTAATGCAAGTGGTGTCGGCCCTCAAGTACCTGAACGAAATTAAACCGCCCGTTATCCATTACGACCTTAAACCGGGCAACATCCTGTTAACAGAGGGCAATGTTTGCGGTGAAATCAAAATCACCGATTTCGGATTAAGTAAAGTGATGGATGAGGAAAATTACAATCCAGATCATGGGATGGATTTAACATCACAAGGAGCTGGAACATACTG GTACTTGCCGCCGGAGTGTTTTGTGGTGGGTAAAAATCCTCCAAAAATATCTTCGAAGGTCGACGTGTGGAGCGTTGGTGTGATATTTTACCAGTGTCTGTATGGGAAGAAACCGTTTGGCCATAATCAATCGCAAGCGACCATACTTGAGGaaaacaccattttaaaaGCGACGGAAGTTCAGTTTGCCAATAAACCCGCTGTGACTAACGAAGCTAAA AGTTTTATTCGAAGCTGTTTGGCATATAGAAAAGAGGATCGAATCGACGTATTATCATTGGCAAAACATGAATACCTACAACCACCAATGCCTAAACATTCGAGGTTAACGTCGAGCGTTCAACAGCAACAAGCCGCTCAACAACAACAAGCGGCAGCGGTCGCGCAACAACAGGGCCAGTTTACGAGCCCTCAACCGGGGACAACGTTTTCAACGGGACTATTCGGTGGTATGAACGCTTCTTCGTCATCTTAG
- the LOC111427342 gene encoding serine/threonine-protein kinase tousled-like 2 isoform X7, with the protein MEGVLKALLVHYHLHNHQMSAGSQIQMAPQSTVAQPVHSQDSNMSTGSSHSDKEVDPNTPEKVPRTPSERKRKRKEDGGGGGGGTTGAKVVRNPSATDKKINDYFSTKPPGNSPIRHGGAKSPSPQQPYHTLYSPSPQPVMTSPQVPGTVPFDFYKGQQPRLHAPTVSKQVQTELTCQKIQEYETQTSSDLEARNNKIEELTRQNEELRHQMSAQQKTTDQHKQHINKCIEVVKKLLKEKSSIEKKEARQKCMQNRLRLGQFVTQRVGATFQENWTDGHAFQELARRQEEITAEREEIDRQKKLLLKRRPNSEGGRKRNNSSASSLHNGTDSTFLKPDAVPGSFSLQEYYEADEILKLRQSALKKEDADLQLEMEKLERERNLHIRELKRIHNEDQSRFNNHPVLNERYLLLMLLGKGGFSEVHKAFDLKEQRYVACKVHQLNKDWKEDKKANYIKHALREYNIHKALDHPRVVKLYDVFEIDANSFCTVLEYCDGHDLDFYLKQHKTIPEREARSIVMQVVSALKYLNEIKPPVIHYDLKPGNILLTEGNVCGEIKITDFGLSKVMDEENYNPDHGMDLTSQGAGTYWYLPPECFVVGKNPPKISSKVDVWSVGVIFYQCLYGKKPFGHNQSQATILEENTILKATEVQFANKPAVTNEAKSFIRSCLAYRKEDRIDVLSLAKHEYLQPPMPKHSRLTSSVQQQQAAQQQQAAAVAQQQGQFTSPQPGTTFSTGLFGGMNASSSS; encoded by the exons ATGTCAGCTGGATCCCAAATACAGATGGCACCGCAGTCAACAGTAGCGCAACCCGTTCATAGCCAAGACTCAAACATGAGTAcag GTTCGTCTCACAGCGACAAGGAGGTGGACCCCAATACTCCGGAGAAGGTGCCGAGGACGCCCTCGGAACGGAAACGGAAACGGAAGGAGGATGGAGGCGGAGGGGGCGGCGGCACGACCGGTGCAAAGGTCGTCCGCAACCCCTCCGCCACCGACAAGAAAATCAACGATTACTTTAGCACGAAGCCACCGGGGAATAGCCCTATCAGGCATGGGGGCGCCAAAAGTCCATCGCCCCAACAACCCTACCACACATTG tactCACCCTCGCCACAGCCTGTGATGACATCACCGCAAGTTCCGGGCACCGTGCCCTTCGACTTCTACAAAGGCCAGCAACCACGATTACATGCTCCTACCGTTAGTAAACAAGTACAG ACTGAATTAACGTGTCAGAAAATCCAAGAATACGAAACACAAACATCTTCGGATTTGGAGGCGcggaataataaaattgaagaacTGACCCGGCAAAATGAAGAACTGAGGCACCAGATGAGCGCGCAACAGAAAACGACGGATCAGCACAAGCAACacataaataaatgtattgaagtAGTAAAAAAgcttctaaaagaaaaaagttcgATAGAGAAGAAAGAGGCGCGGCAGAAATGTATGCAAAATAGGCTTAGGTTGGGACAATTTGTGACGCAACGAGTGGGTGCAACGTTTCAAGAGAATTGGACGGACGGGCATGCGTTTCAAGAACTTGCAAGGCGGCAAGAGGAAATTACTGCTGAACGAGAAGAAATCGATAgacaaaagaaattattattgaaacgAAGGCCTAACAGCGAAGGTGGACGCAAAAGAAACAATTCTTCGGCGTCCTCGTTACATAACGGTACTGATTCAACGTTCCTGAAGCCGGATGCTGTTCCTGGTTCCTTTTCCTTACAGGAGTACTATGAGGctgatgaaattttaaag ttAAGACAAAGTGCGTTAAAAAAGGAGGACGCTGACCTTCAGCTTGAAATGGAGAAATTGGAGCGCGAAAGAAATCTTCATATTAGGGAACTAAAACGGATTCACAATGAGGATCAATCGAGGTTTAATAATCACCCTGTGCTCAACGAACGGTACCTGCTACTGATGTTACTTGGAAAAGGTGGTTTTAGTGAGGTACATAAAGCATTTGACTTGAAGGAACAGCGGTACGTTGCCTGTAAGGTTCATCAGCTGAATAAAGATTGGAAAGAAGATAAAAAGGCGAACTATATAAA gCATGCTTTAAGAgaatataatatacataaagCATTAGATCATCCTAGGGTAGTTAAATTATATGATGTTTTTGAGATAGATGCAAACTCATTCTGTACAGTTTTGGAGTACTGTGATGGACATGATCTGGATTTTTACTTGAAACAG CATAAGACAATACCAGAAAGAGAGGCAAGATCTATAGTAATGCAAGTGGTGTCGGCCCTCAAGTACCTGAACGAAATTAAACCGCCCGTTATCCATTACGACCTTAAACCGGGCAACATCCTGTTAACAGAGGGCAATGTTTGCGGTGAAATCAAAATCACCGATTTCGGATTAAGTAAAGTGATGGATGAGGAAAATTACAATCCAGATCATGGGATGGATTTAACATCACAAGGAGCTGGAACATACTG GTACTTGCCGCCGGAGTGTTTTGTGGTGGGTAAAAATCCTCCAAAAATATCTTCGAAGGTCGACGTGTGGAGCGTTGGTGTGATATTTTACCAGTGTCTGTATGGGAAGAAACCGTTTGGCCATAATCAATCGCAAGCGACCATACTTGAGGaaaacaccattttaaaaGCGACGGAAGTTCAGTTTGCCAATAAACCCGCTGTGACTAACGAAGCTAAA AGTTTTATTCGAAGCTGTTTGGCATATAGAAAAGAGGATCGAATCGACGTATTATCATTGGCAAAACATGAATACCTACAACCACCAATGCCTAAACATTCGAGGTTAACGTCGAGCGTTCAACAGCAACAAGCCGCTCAACAACAACAAGCGGCAGCGGTCGCGCAACAACAGGGCCAGTTTACGAGCCCTCAACCGGGGACAACGTTTTCAACGGGACTATTCGGTGGTATGAACGCTTCTTCGTCATCTTAG
- the LOC111427342 gene encoding serine/threonine-protein kinase tousled-like 2 isoform X1, with protein MAENRLFSGGGAVVKMEQFQAALDPRKQELLEARFLGARMSAGSQIQMAPQSTVAQPVHSQDSNMSTVFRLLPLGSSHSDKEVDPNTPEKVPRTPSERKRKRKEDGGGGGGGTTGAKVVRNPSATDKKINDYFSTKPPGNSPIRHGGAKSPSPQQPYHTLYSPSPQPVMTSPQVPGTVPFDFYKGQQPRLHAPTVSKQVQTELTCQKIQEYETQTSSDLEARNNKIEELTRQNEELRHQMSAQQKTTDQHKQHINKCIEVVKKLLKEKSSIEKKEARQKCMQNRLRLGQFVTQRVGATFQENWTDGHAFQELARRQEEITAEREEIDRQKKLLLKRRPNSEGGRKRNNSSASSLHNGTDSTFLKPDAVPGSFSLQEYYEADEILKLRQSALKKEDADLQLEMEKLERERNLHIRELKRIHNEDQSRFNNHPVLNERYLLLMLLGKGGFSEVHKAFDLKEQRYVACKVHQLNKDWKEDKKANYIKHALREYNIHKALDHPRVVKLYDVFEIDANSFCTVLEYCDGHDLDFYLKQHKTIPEREARSIVMQVVSALKYLNEIKPPVIHYDLKPGNILLTEGNVCGEIKITDFGLSKVMDEENYNPDHGMDLTSQGAGTYWYLPPECFVVGKNPPKISSKVDVWSVGVIFYQCLYGKKPFGHNQSQATILEENTILKATEVQFANKPAVTNEAKSFIRSCLAYRKEDRIDVLSLAKHEYLQPPMPKHSRLTSSVQQQQAAQQQQAAAVAQQQGQFTSPQPGTTFSTGLFGGMNASSSS; from the exons ATGTCAGCTGGATCCCAAATACAGATGGCACCGCAGTCAACAGTAGCGCAACCCGTTCATAGCCAAGACTCAAACATGAGTAcag TGTTCCGCCTGTTGCCCTTAGGTTCGTCTCACAGCGACAAGGAGGTGGACCCCAATACTCCGGAGAAGGTGCCGAGGACGCCCTCGGAACGGAAACGGAAACGGAAGGAGGATGGAGGCGGAGGGGGCGGCGGCACGACCGGTGCAAAGGTCGTCCGCAACCCCTCCGCCACCGACAAGAAAATCAACGATTACTTTAGCACGAAGCCACCGGGGAATAGCCCTATCAGGCATGGGGGCGCCAAAAGTCCATCGCCCCAACAACCCTACCACACATTG tactCACCCTCGCCACAGCCTGTGATGACATCACCGCAAGTTCCGGGCACCGTGCCCTTCGACTTCTACAAAGGCCAGCAACCACGATTACATGCTCCTACCGTTAGTAAACAAGTACAG ACTGAATTAACGTGTCAGAAAATCCAAGAATACGAAACACAAACATCTTCGGATTTGGAGGCGcggaataataaaattgaagaacTGACCCGGCAAAATGAAGAACTGAGGCACCAGATGAGCGCGCAACAGAAAACGACGGATCAGCACAAGCAACacataaataaatgtattgaagtAGTAAAAAAgcttctaaaagaaaaaagttcgATAGAGAAGAAAGAGGCGCGGCAGAAATGTATGCAAAATAGGCTTAGGTTGGGACAATTTGTGACGCAACGAGTGGGTGCAACGTTTCAAGAGAATTGGACGGACGGGCATGCGTTTCAAGAACTTGCAAGGCGGCAAGAGGAAATTACTGCTGAACGAGAAGAAATCGATAgacaaaagaaattattattgaaacgAAGGCCTAACAGCGAAGGTGGACGCAAAAGAAACAATTCTTCGGCGTCCTCGTTACATAACGGTACTGATTCAACGTTCCTGAAGCCGGATGCTGTTCCTGGTTCCTTTTCCTTACAGGAGTACTATGAGGctgatgaaattttaaag ttAAGACAAAGTGCGTTAAAAAAGGAGGACGCTGACCTTCAGCTTGAAATGGAGAAATTGGAGCGCGAAAGAAATCTTCATATTAGGGAACTAAAACGGATTCACAATGAGGATCAATCGAGGTTTAATAATCACCCTGTGCTCAACGAACGGTACCTGCTACTGATGTTACTTGGAAAAGGTGGTTTTAGTGAGGTACATAAAGCATTTGACTTGAAGGAACAGCGGTACGTTGCCTGTAAGGTTCATCAGCTGAATAAAGATTGGAAAGAAGATAAAAAGGCGAACTATATAAA gCATGCTTTAAGAgaatataatatacataaagCATTAGATCATCCTAGGGTAGTTAAATTATATGATGTTTTTGAGATAGATGCAAACTCATTCTGTACAGTTTTGGAGTACTGTGATGGACATGATCTGGATTTTTACTTGAAACAG CATAAGACAATACCAGAAAGAGAGGCAAGATCTATAGTAATGCAAGTGGTGTCGGCCCTCAAGTACCTGAACGAAATTAAACCGCCCGTTATCCATTACGACCTTAAACCGGGCAACATCCTGTTAACAGAGGGCAATGTTTGCGGTGAAATCAAAATCACCGATTTCGGATTAAGTAAAGTGATGGATGAGGAAAATTACAATCCAGATCATGGGATGGATTTAACATCACAAGGAGCTGGAACATACTG GTACTTGCCGCCGGAGTGTTTTGTGGTGGGTAAAAATCCTCCAAAAATATCTTCGAAGGTCGACGTGTGGAGCGTTGGTGTGATATTTTACCAGTGTCTGTATGGGAAGAAACCGTTTGGCCATAATCAATCGCAAGCGACCATACTTGAGGaaaacaccattttaaaaGCGACGGAAGTTCAGTTTGCCAATAAACCCGCTGTGACTAACGAAGCTAAA AGTTTTATTCGAAGCTGTTTGGCATATAGAAAAGAGGATCGAATCGACGTATTATCATTGGCAAAACATGAATACCTACAACCACCAATGCCTAAACATTCGAGGTTAACGTCGAGCGTTCAACAGCAACAAGCCGCTCAACAACAACAAGCGGCAGCGGTCGCGCAACAACAGGGCCAGTTTACGAGCCCTCAACCGGGGACAACGTTTTCAACGGGACTATTCGGTGGTATGAACGCTTCTTCGTCATCTTAG